The Sphaerochaeta globosa str. Buddy region GCTTATCACCAGAGCAAATCTCAAGAATATGGTTCCAAGCCCTTCTTACCGAGAACAGCCCAGGAATAATCAGGTTCGCATCCGTGATGATTGCCTTGGTCGTACTTGCAACCTTCGGCAGGAAAGCCTTTGCAGGGTCGTACGGAGGAGTTGTTGGTTCTGGCTTAGGTTGTCTCTCTGGCTTTTGCTGTACATCCTGCCTTACTACATTGGAGGGTGTTCCAGTGGGTTTCCTGGTACTCGTTTCTTGAGTCTCTGAATCCGGATCAACCATGTCCTCGGTTGGGATGCAGAGTGTCTGGAGCAAGGCATACTTGTGAGCGATTGCCATACCCTTGTTCGCCCCCTTGTCTCCGCTGTCCATTCCCTCGCCAATGACCACAGCTTCAACGTTGGAGCCATCGGAGGCAAAGAAGGTGTACTTCATGGTCAAGATGCGATAGATGAGATTTCCTCCGTTTCTGGTCTGCCTCTCCTCGGTTCTCTCGGCTAGGAGGGTTGGAACAGTGAAGACACCATGCTTTGCAAAGATTGGGTGGACGGCATTGTAAACATCGTCAATCCCACGAAACTTGAAGCCTTGCTGTTGGTTCTTCTGGTCTTTTCCGATAGCCTCAACATCCCTCATTACTTCGGCCATTGCCTGATAGATGTTACTCATTGATTGTCTCCTCACTTTGAGCTTCAAGTGAAGCCATGTAGTTTTTGTAGAAATTGCACTTATCAGCACAGTTGCAATAATCCATGCACTTCACAGGAACGCCTGAGCGATGCTCGATGTAATGACCTGCACCAAGAGTCTGAAGATGCTGTTCTGCATCGAATTTCTTGAAGTGGCGTTTGACTGCTGACTTTCTTCCGGTCTTCATGATTGCCCAACATTCATCCCTCTCCCAACGTTGGTCTGGAGTACAGATTGGAATATCTTCCTCCAATGCGTCCTTGTACTGCAGAATCTCTTGGATCTTGCAGGAAAGGTCGGCAATCATATCAGCCGCAACATCGCTGCGGAAAACAGGACCGAAGTCATAGTTGATGTTCAAAATCGGCTTCTGAGGATATGAACGGTCACGCCTTGCTTGGGTCTTTGACCAATCCTTGAGGAACACAGTGTTGCGAACACCCTTCACAGGGAAACCAGCATTCTGGAGAATCAGCCAATAGACACGCAACTGCTTTGCCCAATCACTTTCGGTGCCCTCTTGAAGCTTCATCTGGTAGGAGAACACTCCAGTGGTCTTGTAGTCGGTGAGGATTTTGGTGTCACCGTTGTATAGATCGAAGCCGCCAGATACCTTTCGGATGCCATACTCGCCACAAGGAACTTCCATCGAGATACGCTCTTCAGCAAGCTCATTGTCGCTCTCATGGCCTTCCATCACGCTGTGAACTGCTGTCCCGAAGACTGTCCAGATCATATCCACGCAGTCCATTTCAAGCTCTTCCCAGTAACGTCTGTTTAGGACGATTTCCCTCGTACCCTTCATCAGCTCCGTTACAGAGAATGAATCCCAACCAAATCTCGGATGATTGTCATGAAGGCAACTTCTGTAGTAAGGTTCAGGTAATCCAAATTTGTTGGTGATCAACATTAGATGACCTCCTTGAGGTTGTTGAAGGAGTTGGAAGCGGCAACTTCCTGCTCCTTTTTTTGTGCCTTGAGGGTTGTTATCTCTGCCTCAAGATTTTTAATTTTCTCCTCCAGAGAGCAGCTTGAGCGATACCACACATCCCTGCCATCTCTGGCTTGCTTGAGTTTCTCGGTCAGCTCCTCAATCTCTCCAGCCATTTTCTCGACTTCTGGTTGAACCAGATTCAGACTCTCCAACAAACTCCGTTCCAGCACTGTCATAAAATACTCCTCGCCGCATTAACCTTGCGGCTTTTAATGATTTCCTTCCATAGAGAAGGTATGCGATGTCCGGGAATCGAACCCGGGTAACCATCATCGCAGTAATTTTTGTTCACTTGTTTTTGGAGAGCAGATTGATACGCTCATACCCCGAGAATGTAAAACGTTCCCCAATAAATCCTGGAAACGTTGCCTTACACAAATCCATCAAAGCGTGGACCATTCGGGAAATTGGTAACATGTCAGTAAGTGAGATGAATAACAGCGGAGATTAACTAATTCCGCCTAATAGCGACACCACATTGCAGGAAGTGTTTAATAATTCTTCCAACCAGTTGTTAGCCTAACTCGCTAAAACCTGGTTCAATGTTTACATTCTCCTGAATCGGATATTCTGCAAGGGATGTTCCGATTCACTAGATGCTTAACATTTGTGGGTAAACCTTACTTTCGTCAACTACTTTATTCATTTTTTTTCATTTCGTCAACTACTTTTTTCAAATTTTTTCTGGTATACTCTCAGTATCAGGAGGAATTCCGATATGATGTTTTGGGATAGAATCAATGCCTTGCTAGCGACACACAGAATGACTCAAACGGATTTAGCTAAGGCTTTAAACGTAACAACCTCGTATGTTTCAGTCTCAATCAGCAGAGGAACAATCCCAAGGGGAGACTTTCTCATCGCTGCGTCTGATTATTTTGGAGTAACCCCACATTGGCTCATGACTGGAGAGGACAAGAATGCAATCGATGTGAAATACGCAGTAGTTATCAACAACGAGCGAATCATGGATATCGGGTATTTTCTCACCAAATGTGATAGCGACTTTGTTGATCTCGTGCAAGAGCTAGTCGAACATGAATTTTCCCATCAAAAGACTATTTGGTAAATGGCTTAATTAAAAGCTTAATTAGCCTAAAATGCTTAATTGGCATTTAGGCTATTAAGCTTAATTTTGATTATTGACCAATAAGCTTATTGACCAATAGCTTTATTATATATAATTAAGCTTTAATATATAATATAAGCATCTTATATCTTTAAAGAGAAGATAACTTATTACTGGGGTTGTGGATAACTTGTGGATAACTCACTTTTCCTCCTCAACCAAGCCGACCTCATAAAAAGCAGTCGGTATTGGTCTTTTGATAGCGTCCTCAAGCTTCTTTCCAACATACTCCTCATCAGCAAGCATGTCCCAAATGTGAGCGGTAAGATGTTTTTACCGGAATGGGGGTGCGGACAAAAAGTTGGACTTTTCTATGATACTAGACCAAGACTCCTGCGGTACTCAAGAGGGCTCCGCCCTCCCAAGGACATTTTGATTCGTTTCTCATTATACCAATAGATGTAATCATCAAGCAGTGCACAAAACTCTTCGATTGATACACCAAACCATGAGCGGGAATAGAACATCTCATTCTTCAATCGGCCGAAAAAACCTTCGCATGCCGAATTGTCGGGTGAGCAGCCTTTCTTCGACATTGAACGAACCAACCCGGCATTATCCATTCTCTCAATCCAGCCGGGCCAACGGTAATGACTCCCCCGATCGGTATGGACCAATGGGTGCTCACCGTCTTCCAGTGTTCCTACAGCCCCATCCAGCATCGAGTTCACCAGCTCCGCATTGGGGCTCGTACCACGGGTCCAGGAGGTGACGTAGCCGTCAAAACAATCAATCACCGGAGAAAGATATACTTTGCCGGCGGGAATGCTGAATTCCGTGATGTCGCTCAGCCATTTCTCATTCGGATTCTCGGCATGGAAGTCACGCTTGATGATGTTCTCGACCTCAGGGCTGAGCTCACCCTTGTATGAGCTGTACTTCTTTCTCTTCACGGAAGGAACGACAAGGTTTTCCTCGTGCATAAGGCGAAGAACCACCTTCTCTGAAATGGTGCTTCCATTGGATGTCATGACTGCATGCAGTCGGCGATAACCGTAACACTGCCGGTTCTCAGAGAACACATTCCTCAGGTCTTTCCTGAACAGCTCATGCTTATCTTTCTTCATGGCTTGGATTTTGTAGAAAGTACTGCTTTTTCGCATATGCAGGGAGGGCAGCAGCCTGCCTTATGGTGTACCTGCCTGTAAGGGCATCGATAATCATGGCTTTCTCCCTGTTGGAGAGTGTATCGATACCGATGCCCTCATCTTTTTTATTATTTCAGCCGCCTTTTCAAGAATATCCTTCTCCATCTGGAGCTTCTGTACCTGCTTCTGCAGCCTGTCCCGTTCTTCTTTCAAGTCGTTGCATTCAGCCCTCAGCTGAATCTCCTGTTCTGATGAAGCCTTCTCGGATTCTTTTTGGGATTTCCTTCTCATCTCGGGGTTGCTTACCTCCCCAAGCAATTGCCGTTTCCAATGCCAGACCGTTCTCCGGGATACTCCAATCTCTGATTGGATCTGTTTTGAAGTCTTTTCACCGGAAGCTACAGACACTACAGCGGCCATCTTTTGCTTGTCTGTGCATTTTACAACAGGCTGTTCCCTTTTCAAAGGTTGAAAATCGCAAGAAGAGTCTTGGCTGACCCATTTCCCAAGAAGTTGGCGGCAAGGATATCCGAGAGCCTTGACCGTACGGGCGAATCCTCTCCCGTGCTCCTGGTAGTATTTGACAGCAACCGCTTTTTGCTCTGCTGTGTATCCTGATTGCATTCGAGACTTCTTGCGCAGGTCTCCATTCTCAAGGTATTCCCGATACCATAGCGTAAGCATCCTGGTGGTTGGATACCCAAGTTCCCTTACGACAGCAGAAGCACTTTTGTCAAACTTTATGTAAAGTTCAACGGCTTTCTTCCTCTCTTCGTATGAATACATTCCCTTCTCCTTAAAGAGTCCAAGAAAATGTCTTCACCCCCAATGCGGTAGGGATGTCTTTCTCTCTCACGGTAATGAAGTTTTTCACAAGCGCGGTAATGAAGTTTTTCTAGTCTACGGTAAGCAGTTTTTTCAATGACAGCCAATCCCTGCCAGTAAACCGGCCAATAAAATTGGGCCAAGCATTGGCGACTCCCAGTATAGTGATAGGTAGCAATACATTATCACCAGAAGGAGGCCGCCAATGGCAACGTTGCTGAAGCAGGTAGAAGTAATGAACACAATCATCGAACTGAAACGGCAGGGCATAGCCCAATCGGACATCGCAAAAGTGCTGCGGAACATGAATCTCAAGCCACCGTCAGCGCCGACGATCCGCAAGTACTACACCATGAATGATGCCCCATCGGCAAGCCAGTTGGCAAGCCCCTACCAGAAGGACAAAGCCTTCGACGATCCGGTTTGCAGGGAAATCATCATCAGCACCCTGCAAGCCAACTGCAACAACAAGCAGCTGCGGATAAGCTCGTTGTACGACCTGCTGGAAGAGATGCTGGTGGATACGGGAAAGATGCAATCCCTGCCCGGCAACCAGCAGACGCTTCGCAATTATTGCGCACATCTGAGAAAAACCGAACAGGTCACGAGCCCTCCCGTCGAGGCAAGGCTCTGCAATTACATCGAGTCGCCTCCCCCTGGAGTGCAGATCCAGCTCGACTACGGCGTCCAGAAAATCAACGGGGGGGAGCATGTGCACTTCCTCTGCATCAGGATGCGTTACAGCCGGCTCTTGTTCGTTCGGGCCCAGGACCATCGGTTCAATGCAGTGGAAACATGCCGGACGCTCTTCCTCTTCTTCGTCTACATCAAGGGAAGGCCGAAGGAACTTGTCATCGACCAGGACAGCTGCATGGTGGTCCAGGAAACCCTCGGGGAGATCATAGCGACAAGGGACTTCCAGGCATTCCTGCATGAGCAGGACATCGAGTTGAGGGTCCTTCACAAGGCCGACCCCCAGAGCAAGGGAAGTGTTGAGAATCTAGTTGCTTATGTAGAGAAGAATTACTTAAGTGCAAGGCTGGACCAACCGGCCCAGAAACTCATTGCAGGAATTGCCGACTGGTGCAGGAGGAAGAACACCAGGGATCTCAACAAGGCAACCCACAGATTGCCGATGCAGCAATTCCTTGAGGAGGAGCAGCCGGCCTTGAGGCCGAACCTGCCGTCGGCCTATGGAGGCTTGGCCATGCTGACGGGACCGGTCTCGATAGACAAGAACCGCATCATCACCTACAAGACAAACGGGTACTCGGTACCGCCCGCCTACCGTTTCAAGGCTGTCTACTACCGCATAGTGAGTGGTGTCATGTTCGTCTTTTCCGATGAGCAGGGGACCCTGCTCATACGCCAGCATCAGGTTGCACCAGCGGAGGTCAAGTACAAAACCTTCATCCATCCGGACGACATGAGAATGCCTTCCCTCAAGTGGATGAATGTCAAGGATACCTTGCTGCGAAGATATCCCAGCCCGAACATGCTGCATTTCCTCAATGGGGTCTGCAAGGAGAACCCACACTACCGGGAACCACAGCTGAGTGCCATTCTTGCATGGCTGGATAAGCAACAACCCGAGTCAGCCTTTCTGGATTCGGTGCTGACCCGCTGCTGCGAGACGTTCAGCTACAAGGTCTCCCAGTTCCAGGCAATCTACGGCGGGCTTCAGAAGGAATGTTCCATCCATGATGAACTGTACGCAGATGACGGCATGCAGCCCTCGTTCATCACCATGCCCAACGGGGTAGGCGTGCAGGTCAGGGGCTCCGATGCCTACCAGGATCTTTTCCAGAAGAAGGTGCAGCAGACTGCAATGGGGGGTGTGTGATGGAAAAGCGCACCATGGCACAAACCAAGGCATCCCTTACCGGAGTGGGTTTCAAGCATGTCATCCCCGTCCTCTCCGAGCTCATCAACGCCGCCGAGGAACAGAAACTGTCATACCGTGAGTTCCTCAACCTGCTCATCGAGAACGAACTGACGGCCAGGAACGAGAAGCATCGAAGGAGAAACCTCTCCGGTGCGCACTTCCCGCCGAATCCGCGCACCTTGGATGAATTCGATACCAGGGAGCTGGAGTCGGGCATCACCTCAACCCAGCTCTACCAGCTCAAGGACCTGAACTGGATAGACGCCCATGTCAACATACTCTTTCTGGGCCCGCCGGGTGTAGGCAAGAGCATGTTGGCAATAGGGCTCGGACTTGAGGCCGTCAATGCAGGGTATTCGGTCTGCTTCGAGAGGATGGCATCCCTGGTGGATATCATCGACACCGCAAGGGTGAGCAGGGCTTCCAATTTTCGGCTCAAGAGAATCCGCAAGGCTGACCTGATCATCATCGATGAGATCGGCTTCACCCCCATCAAGAAAGACCAGGCGAACAGCTTCTTCAACCTGGTCAGCGAGATGTACGAGAAGACATCGATCATATTCACGACCAACAAGGAGATCGGGCAGTGGGCTGAGGTGATGGGGGACCCGATTCTCACCACCGCCCTGTTGGACAGGATTCTTCATCATTCAAAATGTTTCTCGTTGAGAGGCGAATCATATCGGATAAAACACCCGCAGGAGGAATTGCAGAAGCTCTGAGGCAGGATGCCGTCAAAGGGGACTTTTAAGGACAAAATCCTTTTCCCCTCCCAAGCTTGTCCAAACCAGGAAAGCAAGCCATACCCGGCCATCGGATGAGCGCTTATACACATAAAGGGACTGATTGACATGAACAGGACAGAACGAAATGAATTGGCAAGGGAAGTGCGCAGGTTGGTTCATGACGTGAAACTCAGCGCAGAAGCATTCAGGGATGCTGCAGAAAGGCTTCTGGAAAAGGAGAACGGCAAATTGGCGGATATGCCCGAGAGCTTGTCCACGTCAAGGAACGCCTCACGATGCGAGGATGCCGTTGAGATGCTTGATGAAGCGCTGGAGAATGCAATGTCCTTGATCGATGCCGCCTGTGAGATCGCCCAAGGGTGCAATGTTGATGTCTCGAAGGGCAGGATATCGGATGGAATTCCCTGCATGACCACCCATGAGCCCTGCGTGAACGAGACCAAGAGTGCCAGGCTTCAGCTCCTTGTACGACCATCACTGCTGGAATTCTTGAGGATTGAGTCGCAGAGCCAAGGATGTAGTGTAAACCACCTGGTCAACGACACTCTCGTACAGGCGTTCAAGGCACACTGAGTAAAAACCATAGTGTCTTTTCCGCCTTTCATGCCTTTCCGAGAAATGAAGAGCTCAACCCCGAAAGCAGGAAGCAAAGGCAAGCCGAAGCCCGATGCATTCATCATTTGAGAGCACGTGTCTACTTCAAGTAAACGAACCCTAAATGCCACTTTCTGTGTAAACTTTTCTTGACATCTATCGAGTGACTATTCTATGGAAAAACTTCCTTACCCAGATTAAGAAAGACTTCCTTACCTAATCAAGGAAAAAACTCCTTACCCAATCGGGGGTGAAGACATTTTCTTGGACTCTTTAAGGAGAAGGGAATGTATTCATACGAAGAGAGGAAGAAAGCCGTTGAACTTTACATAAAGTTTGACAAAAGTGCTTCTGCTGTCGTAAGGGAACTTGGGTATCCAACCACCAGGATGCTTACGCTATGGTATCGGGAATACCTTGAGAATGGAGACCTGCGCAAGAAGTCTCGAATGCAATCAGGATACACAGCAGAGCAAAAAGCGGTTGCTGTCAAATACTACCAGGAGCACGGGAGAGGATTCGCCCGTACGGTCAAGGCTCTCGGATATCCTTGCCGCCAACTTCTTGGGAAATGGGTCAGCCAAGACTCTTCTTGCGATTTTCAACCTTTGAAAAGGGAACAGCCTGTTGTAAAATGCACAGACAAGCAAAAGATGGCCGCTGTAGTGTCTGTAGCTTCCGGTGAAAAGACTTCAAAACAGATCCAATCAGAGATTGGAGTATCCCGGAGAACGGTCTGGCATTGGAAACGGCAATTGCTTGGGGAGGTAAGCAACCCCGAGATGAGAAGGAAATCCCAAAAAGAATCCGAGAAGGCTTCATCAGAACAGGAGATTCAGCTGAGGGCTGAATGCAACGACTTGAAAGAAGAACGGGACAGGCTGCAGAAGCAGGTACAGAAGCTCCAGATGGAGAAGGATATTCTTGAAAAGGCGGCTGATATAATAAAAAAAGATGAGGGCATCGGTATCGATACACTCTCCAACAGGGAGAAAGCCATGATTATCGATGCCCTTACAGGCCAGGTACACCATAAAGGCAGCTGCTGCCCTCCCTGCATATGGGCGAAAAGCAGTTACTTCTACCAAATCCAAGCCCATGAGAAAAGATAAGCATGAGCTTGTCAGGAAAGACCTGAGGAATGTGTCCTCTGAGAACCGGCAGTGTACGGGTTATCGCGACTGCATGCAGTCATGACATCCAATGGAAGCACCATTTCAGAGAAGGTGGTTCTTCGCTTTATGCACGAGGAAAACCTTGTCGTTCCTTCCGTGAAGAGAAAGAAGTACAGCTCATACAAGGGTGAGCTCAGCCCTGAGGTCGAGAACATCATCAAGCGTGACTTCCATGCCGAGAATCCGAATGAGAAATGGCTGAGCGACATCACGGAATTCAGCATTCCCGCCGGCAAAGTATATCTTTCTCCGGTGATTGATTGTTTTGACGGCTACGTCACCTCCTGGACCCGTGGTACGAGCCCCAATGCGGAGCTGGTGAACTCGATGCTGGATGGGGCTGTAGGAACACTGGAAGACGGTGAGCACCCATTGGTCCATACCGATCGGGGGAGTCATTACCGTTGGCCCGGCTGGATTGAGAGAATGGATAATGCCGGGTTGGTTCGTTCAATGTCGAAGAAAGGCTGCTCACCCGACAATTCGGCATGCGAAGGTTTTTTCGGCCGATTGAAGAATGAGATGTTCTATTCCCGCTCATGGTTTGGTGTATCAATCGAAGAGTTTTGTGCACTGCTTGATGATTACATCTATTGGTATAATGAGAAACGAATCAAAATGTCCTTGGGAGGGCGGAGCCCTCTTGAGTACCGCAGGAGTCTTGGTCTAGTATCATAGAAAAGTCCAACTTTTTGTCCGCACCCCCATCAGAGAAAAAACTCCTTGACATTCACATCCCAAACCTTCTCTGAAAACTGGACGGCAGCATCGCTCTCGTCTCCCATTTTTATAGTCTCAACACGATTAAGACTGCCAACAATTAAACCACAGTTGTCCCCAAGGTTTTCATCAGCGTAATAGCCTCCCAATGTGATT contains the following coding sequences:
- a CDS encoding ERF family protein; this encodes MSNIYQAMAEVMRDVEAIGKDQKNQQQGFKFRGIDDVYNAVHPIFAKHGVFTVPTLLAERTEERQTRNGGNLIYRILTMKYTFFASDGSNVEAVVIGEGMDSGDKGANKGMAIAHKYALLQTLCIPTEDMVDPDSETQETSTRKPTGTPSNVVRQDVQQKPERQPKPEPTTPPYDPAKAFLPKVASTTKAIITDANLIIPGLFSVRRAWNHILEICSGDKQVAKGLFEQFGAPTSDEITYDIYKAVFNAIKSPAEEPEGPELFIDDEIPFEASGAIA
- a CDS encoding helix-turn-helix domain-containing protein, translating into MMFWDRINALLATHRMTQTDLAKALNVTTSYVSVSISRGTIPRGDFLIAASDYFGVTPHWLMTGEDKNAIDVKYAVVINNERIMDIGYFLTKCDSDFVDLVQELVEHEFSHQKTIW
- a CDS encoding DDE-type integrase/transposase/recombinase; amino-acid sequence: MATLLKQVEVMNTIIELKRQGIAQSDIAKVLRNMNLKPPSAPTIRKYYTMNDAPSASQLASPYQKDKAFDDPVCREIIISTLQANCNNKQLRISSLYDLLEEMLVDTGKMQSLPGNQQTLRNYCAHLRKTEQVTSPPVEARLCNYIESPPPGVQIQLDYGVQKINGGEHVHFLCIRMRYSRLLFVRAQDHRFNAVETCRTLFLFFVYIKGRPKELVIDQDSCMVVQETLGEIIATRDFQAFLHEQDIELRVLHKADPQSKGSVENLVAYVEKNYLSARLDQPAQKLIAGIADWCRRKNTRDLNKATHRLPMQQFLEEEQPALRPNLPSAYGGLAMLTGPVSIDKNRIITYKTNGYSVPPAYRFKAVYYRIVSGVMFVFSDEQGTLLIRQHQVAPAEVKYKTFIHPDDMRMPSLKWMNVKDTLLRRYPSPNMLHFLNGVCKENPHYREPQLSAILAWLDKQQPESAFLDSVLTRCCETFSYKVSQFQAIYGGLQKECSIHDELYADDGMQPSFITMPNGVGVQVRGSDAYQDLFQKKVQQTAMGGV
- the istB gene encoding IS21-like element helper ATPase IstB, which gives rise to MEKRTMAQTKASLTGVGFKHVIPVLSELINAAEEQKLSYREFLNLLIENELTARNEKHRRRNLSGAHFPPNPRTLDEFDTRELESGITSTQLYQLKDLNWIDAHVNILFLGPPGVGKSMLAIGLGLEAVNAGYSVCFERMASLVDIIDTARVSRASNFRLKRIRKADLIIIDEIGFTPIKKDQANSFFNLVSEMYEKTSIIFTTNKEIGQWAEVMGDPILTTALLDRILHHSKCFSLRGESYRIKHPQEELQKL
- a CDS encoding IS3 family transposase: MYGLSRLHAVMTSNGSTISEKVVLRFMHEENLVVPSVKRKKYSSYKGELSPEVENIIKRDFHAENPNEKWLSDITEFSIPAGKVYLSPVIDCFDGYVTSWTRGTSPNAELVNSMLDGAVGTLEDGEHPLVHTDRGSHYRWPGWIERMDNAGLVRSMSKKGCSPDNSACEGFFGRLKNEMFYSRSWFGVSIEEFCALLDDYIYWYNEKRIKMSLGGRSPLEYRRSLGLVS